A stretch of Candidatus Eisenbacteria bacterium DNA encodes these proteins:
- a CDS encoding DUF503 domain-containing protein, with product MIVATCRIHLFIPAAASLKAKRSVVKGLKDRIRARFNVSVAEIEDHDLWQRAVLGVAVVSNDRAHADQVLAAVVRLVEGEPRAEMTDVRREFL from the coding sequence ATGATCGTCGCAACGTGCCGCATCCACCTGTTCATTCCCGCGGCGGCGTCCCTCAAGGCGAAGCGTTCCGTCGTCAAAGGACTGAAGGACCGGATCCGAGCGCGGTTCAACGTTTCCGTCGCGGAGATCGAGGATCACGATCTCTGGCAGCGCGCCGTCCTCGGCGTGGCGGTCGTTTCCAACGACCGCGCGCACGCCGATCAAGTCCTCGCCGCGGTCGTCCGTTTGGTCGAGGGGGAGCCGCGCGCCGAGATGACCGATGTGCGGAGGGAGTTCCTGTAG
- the rbfA gene encoding 30S ribosome-binding factor RbfA: MRYKRADRVSALLLRELAAMIEEGVKNPNIGFVTVTAVEVSDDLRHAKVYVVAHGDDAGRAKTLKALEDSVPRMRRELARTLDLRYVPTLAFLVDRSFDHADRIQRLLDKIREEEKDA; this comes from the coding sequence ATGCGATATAAACGAGCGGATCGGGTTTCCGCGCTCCTTCTCCGGGAGCTCGCCGCGATGATCGAGGAGGGGGTGAAGAATCCGAACATCGGGTTCGTCACCGTGACCGCGGTCGAGGTCTCGGACGATCTCCGCCACGCAAAGGTATACGTGGTGGCGCACGGGGACGACGCAGGTCGCGCGAAGACCCTGAAGGCGCTCGAGGATTCGGTGCCGCGGATGCGGCGGGAGCTCGCCCGAACGCTCGATCTCCGGTACGTTCCGACGCTCGCTTTCCTCGTCGATCGATCGTTCGATCACGCGGATCGGATCCAGCGGCTTCTCGACAAGATCCGCGAGGAGGAGAAAGACGCGTGA
- the truB gene encoding tRNA pseudouridine(55) synthase TruB, whose amino-acid sequence MIHGLLNLDKPKGWTSHDAVAKVRRLIDQQRVGHAGTLDPNATGVLLLCLGNATKLSRYFMFLEKEYHAFFRFGVATDTQDADGRVIETRETDGLTEEKLRETIARYRGAILQTPPMVSAVKVGGKRLYRLARRGKTVERQARPIEIRSFDLLRFEPPVAEVHLVCSKGTYVRTLAADIGEDLGCGAYLERLTRVRIGPYRVEDAMGMEALEESAREGGGRFYVPLEDAIRSLPVGTLRATPGRWAGFALPRSLEALDPIEPIPAEGQFLRIADRSGRSLGVVEVEKERGKLRKVFVLGGS is encoded by the coding sequence GTGATTCACGGCCTTCTGAACCTCGACAAGCCGAAAGGCTGGACCTCGCACGACGCGGTGGCGAAGGTCCGGAGGCTGATCGATCAGCAGCGCGTGGGGCATGCCGGCACGCTCGATCCGAACGCGACCGGCGTCCTTCTCCTCTGTCTCGGGAACGCGACGAAGCTCTCCCGGTACTTCATGTTCCTGGAGAAGGAGTACCACGCGTTCTTCCGATTCGGCGTCGCGACCGACACGCAGGATGCGGACGGCCGCGTGATCGAGACGAGGGAGACGGACGGCCTCACCGAGGAGAAGCTCCGCGAGACGATCGCCCGCTATCGGGGAGCGATTCTCCAGACCCCGCCGATGGTCTCCGCCGTCAAGGTAGGGGGGAAGCGACTCTACCGGCTCGCGCGTCGCGGGAAGACGGTCGAGCGGCAGGCCCGCCCGATCGAGATCCGCTCGTTCGATCTGCTTCGTTTCGAGCCGCCGGTGGCCGAGGTGCATCTGGTCTGCTCGAAGGGAACCTACGTCCGGACCCTCGCGGCCGACATCGGGGAGGACCTCGGGTGCGGCGCGTATCTCGAGCGCCTCACGCGGGTGCGGATCGGTCCGTACCGGGTGGAGGACGCGATGGGCATGGAGGCGTTGGAGGAGTCTGCGCGCGAGGGGGGCGGGCGGTTCTACGTCCCTCTCGAGGACGCGATCCGCTCTCTTCCGGTCGGAACGCTCCGCGCGACGCCCGGAAGGTGGGCGGGGTTCGCGCTGCCGCGCTCGCTCGAGGCGCTCGACCCGATCGAGCCGATCCCGGCCGAAGGGCAGTTTCTCCGGATCGCGGATCGATCGGGGCGCTCCCTCGGCGTGGTCGAGGTCGAGAAGGAGCGCGGGAAGCTCCGCAAGGTCTTCGTCCTGGGCGGCTCATGA
- the ribF gene encoding riboflavin biosynthesis protein RibF, translating to MRVIRSVSELGGPPPRAAAAIGVFDGVHAGHREIFERTMRAASSLSATSAVFTFDPHPRAVLPDARSPRILTTLDEKLHILERLGIELTVVIPFDRAFASMSAEEFVDSWLVSRLDLRRVVIGYDFRLGRDRAANGAALGALGEARGFEVDRVPPFVAEGRPVKSTWIRDEIEAGNVGRAASLLRRFHSLAGFVGRGEGRGESLGFPTANLAVSEREKLWPRDGVYAAFAEIPGKVVGAVANIGVRPTFGGGGERRVEAHLLRYRETLRGVPLALHFVDRIRDERAFPSVDALVSRVREDCREAERILASAVPTFAFTRF from the coding sequence ATGAGGGTGATCCGTTCGGTCTCGGAGCTCGGGGGACCCCCTCCGCGGGCGGCGGCGGCGATCGGCGTGTTCGACGGGGTGCACGCCGGCCACCGGGAGATCTTCGAGAGGACGATGCGCGCGGCCTCGTCGCTCTCCGCGACGAGCGCGGTCTTCACCTTCGATCCGCATCCGCGAGCCGTCCTCCCGGACGCGCGAAGCCCGCGCATCCTGACCACACTCGATGAGAAGCTCCACATACTCGAGCGCCTCGGAATCGAGCTCACGGTGGTGATCCCGTTCGATCGGGCGTTCGCGTCGATGAGCGCGGAGGAGTTCGTCGATTCCTGGCTTGTGAGCCGGCTCGATCTTCGCCGGGTCGTCATCGGGTACGATTTCCGCCTCGGCAGGGATCGGGCGGCGAACGGCGCGGCTCTCGGCGCTCTCGGCGAGGCGCGCGGGTTCGAGGTCGACCGAGTGCCCCCCTTCGTCGCGGAGGGGAGGCCGGTGAAGTCGACGTGGATCCGCGACGAGATCGAGGCGGGAAACGTCGGGCGCGCGGCCTCGCTTCTTCGGCGCTTCCACTCGCTCGCGGGCTTTGTCGGGCGGGGCGAGGGACGCGGAGAGAGCCTCGGCTTCCCGACGGCGAACCTCGCGGTCTCCGAGCGGGAGAAGCTGTGGCCGCGCGACGGCGTGTACGCCGCGTTCGCCGAGATTCCCGGAAAGGTAGTCGGGGCGGTGGCGAACATCGGTGTCCGGCCGACGTTCGGCGGAGGAGGCGAGCGACGGGTCGAGGCGCACCTTCTTCGTTATCGGGAAACTCTCCGCGGCGTGCCGCTCGCCCTCCACTTCGTCGATCGCATCCGCGACGAGCGTGCGTTCCCATCGGTCGACGCCCTCGTCTCGAGAGTACGCGAGGACTGCCGGGAGGCGGAGAGGATCCTCGCGTCGGCGGTCCCAACTTTTGCCTTTACACGTTTTTGA
- the rpsO gene encoding 30S ribosomal protein S15 translates to MPLTKESKLRIIGRYKIHDKDSGSPEVQIALLTERITYLTDHFKVHKKDHHSRRGLLRLVGRRRRLLDYLKANKIDRYRTIVKELGLRK, encoded by the coding sequence TTGCCGCTCACCAAGGAATCGAAGCTGCGGATCATCGGACGGTACAAGATCCATGACAAGGACTCCGGATCGCCCGAGGTCCAGATCGCCCTTCTCACGGAGCGAATCACCTACCTCACGGATCACTTCAAGGTCCACAAGAAGGACCACCACTCGCGCCGGGGGCTTCTCCGACTCGTGGGGCGCCGTCGCCGCCTTCTCGATTACCTGAAGGCGAACAAGATCGACCGCTACCGCACGATCGTGAAGGAGCTCGGCCTCCGGAAGTAG